One Oscillatoria sp. FACHB-1406 genomic window carries:
- a CDS encoding acyl-CoA desaturase: MTVATSKKADFDWVTIVYMLLIHVAALFALLPGNFSWSAVAVAFILYWITGGLGITLGFHRLLAHRSFELPKVFEYFFAFCGTLACQGGVIDWVGLHRIHHKFSDTEPDPHDSNRGFWWSHMGWMLHQIPADEKIPRYTQDISSDPVYQFLQNWFVPIQVVLGVFLYALGGWPFVIWGIFVRLVVVFHCTWFVNSATHKFGYSRFESKDNSKNCWWVALLTFGEGWHNNHHAYQYSARHGLTWWEIDTTWMTIRLLQALGLAKNIKLIPAEAISSKQ; this comes from the coding sequence ATGACTGTTGCTACTTCAAAAAAAGCTGATTTCGACTGGGTTACGATAGTTTATATGCTATTAATCCACGTTGCGGCACTATTCGCCCTCCTGCCCGGTAATTTTAGCTGGTCTGCCGTGGCGGTCGCTTTTATCCTGTACTGGATAACAGGAGGCTTGGGAATTACACTCGGTTTTCACCGCCTGCTGGCTCATCGCAGTTTTGAACTGCCGAAGGTATTCGAGTATTTCTTTGCATTCTGTGGAACGCTGGCTTGTCAGGGAGGCGTGATTGACTGGGTAGGATTGCATCGCATCCATCATAAATTCTCCGATACCGAACCCGATCCCCACGATTCTAATCGCGGTTTTTGGTGGAGTCATATGGGCTGGATGCTGCACCAAATCCCGGCTGACGAGAAGATTCCTCGCTACACCCAAGATATTAGCTCCGATCCCGTCTATCAGTTCCTACAAAATTGGTTCGTACCGATTCAAGTGGTTTTAGGGGTATTTCTCTATGCGCTTGGGGGTTGGCCGTTTGTGATTTGGGGAATTTTTGTTCGTCTAGTCGTTGTGTTTCATTGCACTTGGTTCGTTAACAGTGCAACTCACAAGTTTGGTTACAGTCGGTTTGAGTCCAAAGATAATTCAAAAAACTGCTGGTGGGTTGCGCTTCTCACGTTCGGGGAAGGTTGGCATAACAATCACCATGCCTATCAATATTCTGCCCGTCATGGTTTGACTTGGTGGGAAATCGATACGACTTGGATGACAATTCGGTTACTGCAAGCTCTCGGTTTGGCGAAAAATATAAAATTAATTCCCGCCGAAGCCATTTCTTCAAAGCAGTAG
- a CDS encoding methionine gamma-lyase family protein → MTRLDLLVEAEKALSPIFSGIDARVKQNLKKILDAFRNHRLGVHHFAGVSGYGHDDLGRETLDKVFAEVMGAEAAAVRIQFVSGTHAIACALYGILRPGDEMLAVAGAPYDTLEEVIGLRGEGQGSLRDFGITYRQLELTPEGAIDWEALETAIRPQTRLVSIQRSCGYSWRNSLSLEEISQIVKIVKSQNPNTVCFVDNCYGEFIETQEPTAVGVDLMAGSLIKNPGGTIAPTGGYVAGKAEYVEAAACRLTAPGVGSSGGATLEQNRLLFQGLFLAPQMVGEAMKGNHLTAYVFDRLGYPVNPLPFEPRRDVIQAIRFGDPDKLIAFCRSVQQHSPVGSYLDPVPAAMPGYESELVMAGGTFIDGSTSEFSADGPLREPYIGFCQGGTHWTHVAIALEAFING, encoded by the coding sequence ATGACTCGCTTGGATTTGCTCGTAGAAGCAGAGAAGGCACTATCCCCGATTTTTTCTGGTATTGACGCTCGGGTCAAGCAAAATCTTAAAAAAATCTTGGATGCCTTTCGGAATCATCGTTTGGGGGTGCATCACTTTGCGGGGGTTAGCGGTTACGGACACGACGATCTCGGACGCGAAACGCTCGATAAAGTTTTTGCGGAGGTGATGGGGGCGGAAGCGGCGGCGGTGCGGATTCAGTTTGTTTCTGGGACGCACGCGATCGCCTGCGCTCTGTATGGTATCCTCCGTCCCGGCGATGAAATGCTCGCCGTGGCGGGCGCGCCCTACGATACCCTCGAGGAAGTGATTGGGTTGCGCGGCGAGGGACAGGGTTCCCTGCGCGATTTCGGCATTACTTACCGCCAATTGGAGCTTACCCCAGAAGGCGCGATCGACTGGGAAGCGCTCGAGACCGCCATTCGCCCCCAAACTCGTTTAGTCTCGATTCAGCGTTCCTGCGGCTATTCCTGGCGTAATAGTTTAAGCCTTGAAGAAATTTCACAAATCGTTAAAATTGTCAAGTCTCAAAACCCGAATACTGTTTGTTTCGTCGATAACTGCTACGGCGAATTTATCGAAACCCAGGAACCAACGGCGGTAGGTGTCGATTTGATGGCCGGTTCATTAATTAAAAATCCGGGGGGAACGATCGCGCCGACGGGGGGCTACGTGGCGGGGAAAGCCGAATATGTAGAAGCCGCAGCCTGTCGCCTCACCGCCCCGGGCGTAGGCAGTTCCGGCGGCGCAACTCTCGAGCAAAATCGCCTGCTGTTTCAAGGATTATTTCTCGCGCCGCAGATGGTGGGTGAAGCGATGAAAGGCAACCATTTAACCGCCTACGTTTTCGATCGCCTCGGCTACCCCGTTAATCCCCTTCCTTTTGAACCCCGCCGCGATGTCATCCAAGCGATTCGTTTCGGCGATCCCGACAAGCTAATTGCCTTCTGTCGCAGCGTTCAACAGCATTCTCCTGTCGGATCTTATCTGGATCCCGTTCCGGCGGCGATGCCCGGTTACGAGAGCGAACTCGTGATGGCTGGGGGAACGTTTATCGATGGTAGCACCTCTGAATTTTCCGCCGATGGG